The following proteins are encoded in a genomic region of Natrinema sp. DC36:
- a CDS encoding threonine synthase, translating into MKTTAAFAGLECVDCGATVDASESHRCPDCGGALDPTYDYDAIDLDRETLADRPFDSQWRYAELLPFARESAVTTQEGATPLVDCPDLAAELGVGRVLIKDDGRNPTGSSTDRGASVAVTAAVHHGASDVALPSTGNGGQAVAAYAGRAGLDSHAYLPSRSGFTNKAMVNVHGGDMNVVGGRFGDAAGAFEEGVAEHDDWYSLRSFDTPYRHEGAKTLFYEIAEQLEWDVPDAICYPTGAGTGLVGLAKAAREFRELGLIDDLPALYAAQASGCAPIVEAFDDDRDEHNPVEHPDTICGELEISDPAASPRILEALRETDGGAVATEDPDILEAAVRVAQTTGLELIPSAAAAASGAWELAERGAFDGDETVVIVNTGSGNKEADVLRSHLMSQGV; encoded by the coding sequence ATGAAGACGACAGCCGCCTTCGCCGGCCTCGAGTGCGTCGACTGCGGGGCCACCGTCGACGCTTCCGAGTCCCACCGCTGCCCGGACTGCGGCGGCGCGCTCGATCCGACCTACGACTACGACGCGATCGACCTCGATCGCGAGACGCTCGCCGACCGGCCGTTCGACTCCCAGTGGCGCTACGCGGAACTGCTTCCGTTCGCTCGCGAGTCGGCGGTGACGACCCAGGAGGGAGCGACGCCGCTGGTCGACTGTCCCGATCTGGCTGCCGAACTCGGCGTCGGGCGCGTGCTGATCAAAGATGACGGCCGGAATCCGACCGGCTCGAGCACGGATCGCGGCGCGTCGGTGGCCGTCACCGCGGCCGTCCATCACGGCGCGAGCGACGTTGCGCTCCCCTCGACGGGCAACGGCGGACAGGCCGTCGCGGCCTACGCGGGCCGAGCGGGGCTCGACTCGCACGCGTATCTCCCCTCCCGATCCGGCTTTACGAACAAGGCGATGGTCAACGTCCACGGCGGCGACATGAACGTCGTCGGCGGCCGGTTCGGCGACGCCGCCGGCGCGTTCGAGGAGGGGGTGGCCGAACACGACGACTGGTACTCCCTCCGATCGTTCGACACGCCCTACCGCCACGAGGGCGCGAAGACGCTGTTCTACGAGATTGCAGAACAGCTCGAGTGGGACGTTCCCGACGCGATCTGTTACCCCACGGGAGCCGGTACCGGGCTCGTCGGACTCGCCAAAGCCGCACGCGAGTTTCGGGAACTGGGTCTGATCGACGACCTGCCCGCCCTCTACGCCGCCCAGGCGTCGGGCTGTGCGCCGATCGTCGAGGCGTTCGACGACGACCGCGACGAGCACAACCCGGTCGAGCACCCCGACACGATCTGTGGCGAACTCGAGATTTCCGATCCCGCGGCGAGTCCGCGAATCCTCGAGGCGCTCCGCGAGACCGACGGCGGTGCAGTCGCGACCGAAGACCCGGACATCCTCGAGGCCGCCGTCCGGGTGGCCCAGACGACGGGACTCGAACTCATTCCGAGCGCGGCGGCGGCGGCGAGCGGCGCGTGGGAGCTCGCGGAACGCGGCGCGTTCGACGGCGACGAGACGGTCGTCATCGTCAACACGGGATCCGGAAACAAGGAGGCCGACGTGTTGCGCAGCCACTTGATGAGTCAGGGCGTCTAG
- a CDS encoding LSM domain-containing protein — protein sequence MSGRPLDVLEASLGERVTVRLKSGDEYLGELAGYDQHMNLVLEDVTIPIGGEVEEEPPVEDTTIIRGDNVVSITP from the coding sequence TGGACGACCGCTGGACGTCCTCGAGGCGTCGCTCGGCGAACGCGTGACGGTACGGCTCAAGAGTGGTGACGAGTATCTCGGCGAGCTCGCGGGCTACGATCAGCACATGAATCTGGTGCTCGAGGACGTGACGATCCCCATCGGCGGCGAGGTCGAAGAGGAGCCGCCGGTCGAAGACACAACCATTATACGCGGCGATAACGTCGTTTCGATCACTCCATGA
- a CDS encoding helix-turn-helix domain-containing protein has product MSLLAAFEASSPALLLGPTLEALPSIDVELERQYALDPERPISFCWVRYRERERLERALADDATIASFDRIGGVDGRELYRLHGSETDVVGAYREWVDAGGELLDCQGADGRWEIEMRFPDRDSFGRYHEFLANEGVSLELQRLADDDRQHRGRDRGSTLTDAQREALALAYEYGFFEVPRETGLSEIAAQLGISNQAVSERLRRGQAQLVADRVVE; this is encoded by the coding sequence ATGAGCCTCCTCGCCGCGTTCGAGGCGTCGTCGCCGGCGCTTCTCCTCGGGCCGACGCTCGAGGCCCTCCCGTCGATCGACGTCGAACTCGAGCGCCAGTACGCCCTCGACCCCGAACGGCCGATCTCGTTCTGCTGGGTCCGCTACCGCGAACGTGAGCGACTGGAGCGCGCGCTCGCGGACGACGCCACGATCGCGTCGTTCGATCGAATCGGCGGGGTCGACGGGCGAGAACTGTACCGGCTCCACGGAAGCGAGACTGACGTCGTGGGGGCCTACCGGGAGTGGGTCGACGCCGGCGGCGAATTACTCGACTGTCAGGGAGCGGACGGGCGCTGGGAGATCGAGATGCGCTTTCCCGACCGCGACTCGTTCGGTCGCTATCACGAGTTCCTCGCGAACGAGGGCGTCTCCCTCGAGTTACAGCGGCTCGCCGACGACGACCGACAGCACCGGGGCCGCGACCGCGGATCCACGCTGACCGACGCCCAGCGGGAGGCGCTCGCGCTGGCCTACGAGTACGGGTTCTTCGAGGTTCCCCGCGAGACGGGGCTGTCCGAGATCGCCGCCCAGCTCGGCATCTCGAATCAGGCCGTTAGCGAACGGCTGCGGCGCGGCCAGGCGCAGTTGGTCGCGGACCGGGTCGTCGAGTGA
- a CDS encoding phosphoglycerol geranylgeranyltransferase, with amino-acid sequence MTTPWDDWNHILKLDPDKELPAGVTYGDLCATGTDAIEVGGTMGITEENMSAVIEACAEHDVALYQEPSNPEVVLEDDALDGYLIPTVFNAGSPFWITEAHKEWVRLEGDLDWDRTTTEAYVVMNPEADVAELTEADCDLGADDVAAYATVAEHMFGQEIVYVEYSGMLGDEGVVEAAAEAIDESTLFYGGGIHDYDSAYSMAQYADVIVVGDLAHDEGIEAVRETVAAANDA; translated from the coding sequence ATGACTACCCCCTGGGACGACTGGAACCATATTCTCAAGCTCGATCCGGACAAGGAGTTACCGGCGGGCGTGACCTACGGTGATCTCTGTGCGACCGGGACCGACGCGATCGAAGTCGGCGGCACCATGGGCATCACCGAGGAGAACATGAGCGCGGTCATCGAGGCCTGTGCCGAACACGACGTCGCGCTCTATCAGGAGCCATCGAACCCCGAGGTCGTCCTCGAGGATGACGCGCTGGACGGCTACCTCATTCCGACCGTCTTCAACGCCGGCTCGCCGTTCTGGATCACCGAAGCTCACAAGGAGTGGGTCCGACTCGAGGGGGACCTCGACTGGGACCGGACGACGACGGAGGCCTACGTCGTGATGAACCCCGAAGCCGACGTCGCGGAGCTGACGGAGGCCGACTGCGATCTCGGCGCCGACGACGTCGCCGCCTACGCGACGGTCGCGGAACACATGTTCGGCCAGGAGATCGTCTACGTCGAGTACTCCGGTATGCTCGGCGACGAAGGCGTCGTCGAGGCCGCCGCCGAAGCCATCGACGAGTCGACGCTGTTCTACGGCGGCGGCATTCACGACTACGACTCCGCGTACTCGATGGCCCAGTACGCCGACGTGATCGTCGTCGGCGACCTCGCACACGACGAGGGTATCGAGGCGGTTCGGGAAACCGTCGCAGCGGCGAACGACGCGTAG
- a CDS encoding 50S ribosomal protein L37e — protein MTGAGTPSQGKKNKTTHTKCRRCGEKSYHTKKKECSSCGFGKSAKRRGYEWQSKSGDN, from the coding sequence ATGACTGGTGCAGGAACCCCGAGCCAAGGAAAGAAGAACAAGACGACCCACACGAAGTGTCGTCGCTGCGGAGAGAAATCGTATCATACCAAGAAGAAAGAGTGTTCGTCGTGTGGCTTCGGCAAATCCGCCAAACGCCGCGGATACGAGTGGCAGTCGAAATCCGGCGACAACTGA